The window GATGGTCGCGGCCGACCCGCGGGTCCCGCGCAGGGCGTAGGAGGTGGCGGCCAGGGACAGCCCGGCGGCGTCGGCGACGTCCTGCAGCGTGCGGCGTGAGTCCCTCGGCACGGCTGAACAGTAACCGGCGGGCGTTCGAGTGCCCGTCGAACTGGGGCGGGTAGTTGACACCTCGTTTGTGAAGCGCTTCACTCAGTAGGAGTGAAGCGCTTCACGGAACAGGGGGTGATGGAGTGCGGACCGACTGCCACCAGCACCTGTGGCCCGCAGCGCTCCTCGACGCCCTGCGCGAGCGCACCGACCCCCCGTACCTGCGCGGCTGGACCCTGCACCTGCCCGGCGAACCGCCCTGCGCGATCGACCCCGCCGCCCACGACGTCGACGTCCGCCGCACCCTCGAACGCGCCGACGGCACCGCCCGCGCCCTCGTCTCGTTGAGCTCCCCCCTCGGCCTGGAGCACCTGCCGGGGGAGGAGGCCGAACCCCTCCTGCGCGCCTGGCACGACGGCGCGCGGGCCTTCGGGGACCCGTTCGGCCTCTGGGCCGCCGCCGGCGTGACCGACCTCGACCCCGCCGGTCTCGCCGCGACCCTGCGCCACGAGCGCGTCGTCGGCCTCCAGCTGCCCGCCACCGCGCTGGCCACCCCGCGGGCCGTCGAACGCCTCGCCCCGCTGCTGACCGAGTGCGAACGCGCCGGCAAGCCCGTGCTGGTCCACCCCGGCCCCGCCGCCGGCACCGGCGACGACGTCCCTGGCTGGTGGCCCGCCCTCGTCCCCTACGTCCAGCAGCTGCAGGCGGCCTGGCACGCCTGGCACACCGCCGACCACCCCGCCGTCCGGATCTGCTTCGCGGCGCTCGCCGGGCTGGCCCCGCTGCACCACGAACGGCTCGCCGCCCGCGGCGGGGCGCTGGGCCGGCTCGACCCCGACGTGCACTACGAGACGAGCTCGTACGGGCCCCGCGCCGTCGACGCCCTCGTGCGCGTCGTGGGGGTCGACCCCGTCGTCCTGGGCACCGACCGGCCCTACGCCCAGCCGTTCGAGGCGGCCGACCTGCCCGGGTTCGGGGCCGCCTTCGCCCACGCCCTGACCACCGCCAACCCCGCCCACCTGCTCGAAGGGAGCCGACCGTGACCCTCGCCCCCGACACCCCGCACCTGCCCGCCCCGCCCGGGCGCACCCTGAGCCCGCGCGAGCTGAAGGCCTGGGTCGACGCCGCCGCCCGCACCCCCGCGGCCTGGGAGCACCTCGTCCGGCACGACACCGGCGGGCGCCACTTCGCCAGCCTGCACCGCGACGGGGACCTCGACGTCTGGGTCCTGTGCTGGAACACCGTGGACGACACCGGCTGGCACGACCACGACACCTCCTCCGGCGCCGTCGCCGTCACCCGCGGGGCCGTCACCGAGGCCAACCCCCGGATGGGCGGCGACCCCGTCGTGCGCACCGTCGCGGCGGGACGGTCCTTCGCCTTCGGCCCCGACCACATCCACCGGATGACCGGCGCCGTCGACGGGTCCGTCTCGATCCACGCCTACTCCCCGCCGCTGTGGCGGATGGGGCAGTACTCGATCTCCCCGTCCGGGGTGATGCGCCGCACCTCGATTAGCTACGCCGACGAGCTGCGCCCCCTGGACTGAGCGGGCGGACCGCACCGACCGCGTTCGCCCCTCGGGGTCGTCAGCCTCCACGACGTGCAGGAACTCCGCACCCATCGGGCGACACGCCGACGACCACAGCCCGGACACCGGCGTGTCGCGGAACGGGTGCAGGATCCGCGCACACCCCGGCCGATGGCACGGTCGTCCCGCCGTCCGGACGATCGTCCCCGTCCCCGTCCTGCCGGGCGGGTCCTAGCCCTCCAGCCGCAGGAACAGCGCCAGGTCCGCCACCCGCTCGACGACCCGTTCGACGTCGGGACCGATCGGGGCGTCCCGCGCGTCGCGGTCCAGGATCTCGTCGAACACCCCGAACAGCGCCGCCGCGCCGGGGGAGAGGCGGTCCGGCGCCGCCCGCAGCGCCCGGACCGCCGCCAGGGCCTCCACGGCCAGCACCAGCGGCGCCAGGTCGGCCGTCTGCCGCAGCGCCCGCGCGCCCTGTGTGGCGAAGCTCGCGTGCTCCTCCAGCCCCA of the Kineococcus rhizosphaerae genome contains:
- a CDS encoding cysteine dioxygenase gives rise to the protein MTLAPDTPHLPAPPGRTLSPRELKAWVDAAARTPAAWEHLVRHDTGGRHFASLHRDGDLDVWVLCWNTVDDTGWHDHDTSSGAVAVTRGAVTEANPRMGGDPVVRTVAAGRSFAFGPDHIHRMTGAVDGSVSIHAYSPPLWRMGQYSISPSGVMRRTSISYADELRPLD
- a CDS encoding amidohydrolase family protein, which encodes MRTDCHQHLWPAALLDALRERTDPPYLRGWTLHLPGEPPCAIDPAAHDVDVRRTLERADGTARALVSLSSPLGLEHLPGEEAEPLLRAWHDGARAFGDPFGLWAAAGVTDLDPAGLAATLRHERVVGLQLPATALATPRAVERLAPLLTECERAGKPVLVHPGPAAGTGDDVPGWWPALVPYVQQLQAAWHAWHTADHPAVRICFAALAGLAPLHHERLAARGGALGRLDPDVHYETSSYGPRAVDALVRVVGVDPVVLGTDRPYAQPFEAADLPGFGAAFAHALTTANPAHLLEGSRP